The following proteins come from a genomic window of Ilumatobacter coccineus YM16-304:
- a CDS encoding copper resistance CopC/CopD family protein, with amino-acid sequence MNSPFVEQRTGRPDGTAERCRQRAPRRALLGLVIGLLTALGLSAVAPGIAHAENSVVNSSPATGASRDVAPEEVVITFTEELGDVNTIDLSCEAEQIPLSEPEVGDDGLLLTAQILEPVGRGTCAIRWQVTNTDGEANGEGTITFSVTNDPVAEIVDESDDGTETDTPDTTVAPIATPATDTDGDDEIVVTDFSTSGGGQGPVWLGRLLSTLSIAALFGGLVLITTAWPEGVEYLVTVKFLRGVWVVALISTLLFTAAATAASTGRGLGSGFSPTAWIDLLDAGWAGRAVILRLVFVIGSAWVAFRPDRAIDPTTQIAGLGIPALAVAMTGVTRTLGDLAAIGVLVGIVHALAMAVWLGGVILLARVVLSGPGEEDLVHAVRGFGRVSIVAIIVTVVSGVIQLIRLDGGALFDSGHGRVLLLKSIVVAVMIFLAITARQFVAQRLARAHEMSVPLADRLRRAFGAEAGIGVVILALSSWMLALSPPNIDTTPRIPYKVTTSPTFEGSDLDVRLSFTDDVAGLVGIEVDVRGPAEGISNLSLVLTAPPNDRNIGTITQAIPLTGTGRAVRLEAQGLPLDIPGAWEVRVDAIVGGAQVSSIPQTLNINNADGTQVTTVVTFPEANIVTVPESTVAPADG; translated from the coding sequence GTGAATTCCCCCTTCGTCGAGCAACGGACGGGCCGCCCCGACGGCACCGCGGAACGCTGCCGTCAGCGCGCGCCTCGGCGAGCGCTGCTCGGTCTGGTGATCGGCCTGCTGACGGCGCTCGGCCTCTCGGCCGTCGCTCCGGGCATCGCCCACGCCGAGAACTCCGTCGTCAACTCGTCGCCGGCGACCGGCGCCAGCCGCGACGTCGCTCCCGAAGAGGTCGTCATCACCTTCACCGAAGAACTCGGTGACGTGAACACGATCGATCTGTCGTGCGAAGCCGAGCAGATCCCGCTGTCGGAACCCGAGGTCGGCGACGACGGACTGCTCCTCACGGCACAGATCCTCGAACCGGTAGGGCGCGGCACGTGCGCCATCCGCTGGCAGGTCACCAACACCGACGGCGAAGCGAACGGCGAAGGCACCATCACCTTCAGCGTCACCAACGACCCCGTCGCCGAGATCGTCGACGAGTCCGACGACGGCACCGAGACCGACACCCCCGACACGACCGTCGCGCCGATCGCGACCCCCGCCACCGACACCGACGGTGACGACGAGATCGTCGTCACCGACTTCTCCACGTCGGGCGGCGGACAGGGCCCGGTGTGGCTCGGACGCCTCCTGTCGACGCTGTCGATCGCCGCGCTGTTCGGCGGCCTCGTCCTGATCACCACCGCCTGGCCGGAAGGTGTCGAGTACCTGGTCACGGTGAAGTTCCTGCGCGGCGTCTGGGTCGTGGCCCTCATCTCGACGCTGCTCTTCACGGCCGCGGCCACCGCGGCCTCCACGGGTCGCGGCCTCGGCAGCGGCTTCAGCCCGACCGCATGGATCGACCTGCTCGACGCGGGCTGGGCCGGACGCGCGGTCATCCTCCGACTCGTGTTCGTGATCGGTTCGGCGTGGGTCGCGTTCCGCCCCGATCGGGCGATCGACCCGACCACACAGATCGCCGGTCTCGGCATCCCGGCGCTCGCCGTGGCGATGACCGGCGTGACCCGCACGCTCGGCGACCTCGCCGCGATCGGCGTCCTCGTCGGCATCGTCCATGCGCTCGCCATGGCGGTCTGGCTCGGCGGCGTGATCCTGCTGGCCCGCGTCGTGCTGTCGGGCCCCGGCGAAGAAGACCTCGTCCACGCGGTCCGTGGATTCGGCCGAGTCTCGATCGTGGCCATCATCGTCACGGTCGTCAGCGGCGTGATCCAACTCATCCGCCTCGACGGCGGCGCGTTGTTCGACAGCGGCCACGGGCGGGTGCTCCTCCTCAAGTCGATCGTGGTGGCGGTCATGATCTTCCTCGCGATCACCGCTCGCCAGTTCGTGGCGCAGCGCCTCGCGCGCGCTCACGAGATGAGCGTGCCGCTCGCCGACCGGCTGCGTCGTGCGTTCGGCGCAGAAGCCGGCATCGGTGTCGTCATCCTGGCGCTGAGCTCGTGGATGCTCGCGCTGTCACCGCCGAACATCGACACCACGCCGCGCATCCCGTACAAGGTCACGACGTCGCCGACGTTCGAGGGTTCCGACCTCGACGTGCGGTTGAGTTTCACCGACGACGTCGCCGGTCTCGTCGGCATCGAAGTCGACGTCCGCGGTCCGGCCGAGGGCATCTCGAACCTCAGCCTCGTGCTCACGGCGCCGCCGAACGATCGGAACATCGGCACCATCACCCAGGCGATCCCACTCACCGGCACCGGACGCGCCGTCCGCCTCGAGGCGCAGGGTCTCCCGCTCGACATCCCGGGTGCGTGGGAGGTGCGCGTCGACGCCATCGTCGGTGGCGCTCAGGTGAGCAGCATCCCGCAGACGTTGAACATCAACAATGCCGACGGCACGCAGGTGACCACGGTGGTGACGTTCCCCGAGGCGAACATCGTCACGGTTCCCGAGAGCACCGTCGCTCCCGCCGACGGCTGA
- a CDS encoding ATP-dependent DNA ligase — protein sequence MTDRPWNLPIQPPIDPMLAKLARKIPTASDGDAGWLFEPKWDGFRCIVFRDGDRIELFSRNKRPLARYFPELIGPLLAATPERCIVDGEIVVPDAGDHGLDFDALLQRIHPAESRINRLAAETPAEFVAFDVLAVGDETLVDHTMTERRSRLTDLLAVNDIVRLTPASTDRAMAEDWFGRFEGAGLDGVIAKPVDGTYEMGKRSLVKVKHQRTADCAVPGYRVHKDGNGVGSLLLGLYADDGSLRSVGVAAAFTAKRRTELLDELAPRLDGALDDHPWVDWAEWQEAKRVADAEREAVGKPATPSAGSRWNAGKDLSFVPIRMGLVAEVAFGQLEGGRFRHGVKFLRWRPDRLPESCTYDQLDVADPVKFDDLF from the coding sequence GTGACCGATCGCCCGTGGAATCTGCCGATCCAGCCGCCCATCGACCCGATGCTGGCGAAGCTGGCGCGCAAGATTCCCACCGCGTCCGACGGTGACGCGGGCTGGCTGTTCGAGCCGAAGTGGGACGGGTTCCGATGCATCGTGTTTCGCGACGGCGACCGCATCGAGTTGTTCTCGCGCAACAAGCGGCCGCTCGCTCGATACTTCCCCGAACTCATCGGCCCGCTGCTCGCTGCGACGCCGGAGCGATGCATCGTCGACGGCGAGATCGTCGTGCCCGATGCTGGCGATCACGGACTCGATTTCGACGCGTTGCTGCAGCGGATCCATCCGGCCGAATCCCGCATAAACCGACTGGCCGCCGAAACGCCGGCTGAGTTCGTGGCGTTCGACGTGCTGGCGGTCGGCGACGAGACACTCGTCGACCACACGATGACCGAACGTCGATCGAGGTTGACCGACCTGCTGGCCGTGAACGACATCGTGCGCCTCACCCCGGCATCCACCGATCGGGCGATGGCCGAAGACTGGTTCGGGCGTTTCGAAGGGGCCGGGCTCGACGGGGTGATCGCCAAGCCGGTCGACGGCACCTACGAGATGGGGAAGCGGTCGCTGGTCAAGGTCAAACACCAGCGCACCGCCGACTGCGCCGTGCCCGGCTACCGCGTTCACAAAGACGGCAATGGCGTCGGTTCGCTGCTGCTCGGCCTCTATGCCGACGACGGTTCACTGCGTTCGGTCGGCGTGGCCGCAGCGTTCACCGCGAAGCGGCGAACCGAACTCCTCGACGAACTCGCGCCGCGCCTCGACGGAGCGCTCGACGACCATCCGTGGGTCGACTGGGCCGAATGGCAGGAAGCGAAGCGGGTGGCCGATGCCGAACGCGAAGCCGTCGGCAAGCCGGCCACGCCGTCGGCAGGCAGCCGCTGGAACGCCGGCAAAGACCTCTCGTTCGTGCCGATCCGGATGGGGCTCGTCGCCGAGGTGGCGTTCGGTCAGCTCGAAGGCGGGCGTTTCCGCCACGGCGTCAAGTTCCTGCGTTGGCGGCCCGACCGCCTGCCCGAATCGTGCACGTACGACCAACTCGACGTCGCCGATCCGGTCAAATTCGACGACCTGTTCTGA